The Candidatus Eisenbacteria bacterium DNA window CCGGGCACCCACCGGAGCCCGCCTCCGTCGAGGGGAGAAATGAATCTGTCGAGCTTATCGGGGCGGGCGGAGGTGGGTCGGCGAGCGCGAAGAGGGAGGATGCAGAGCATCCGGACCGTGCCCCGAAGGGAGACCGGTGGGGGAAGGGAATAAATCGATACCGATAGCGATAGCGATCGCGATAAAGGCACCCTCACCCTAACCCGCTCCCGCCATCCCCTCCGCCTCCTCCCCGGACGGACGGCGTGATCCTTCGAGGAGGATGGGTGGGACGGGGCCCCACCTCTCGAGGTGCGTGAGAAGCGGCCGCGCTAGGTCGCACCCTTGTGGGAACTCCGTGGCGATCACGAACCCACCCGGGGGCGGCACGCCCCGGACTCCGAGAGGGATTACCCGTCCGTCCGGCTCCCCACACCGTGCCCCGAAGGGAGACCGGTGGGGGAAGGAAAGGCACCCTCACCCCCACCGGCTCCCGCACGCGGGAGGGAAAATCTCTCTTTCTCTCTTCTTTCCGTCCCGGCTCACTTCACGTCTTGTAAGAGATGCTTTTATCTCGGGCGGGGAAAAGCGTCGCGGCTCACGAATCGCCGAAGGTGAGGCTGCCGAGCATGGTGCGCGCCCAGAGGGGGCGGCGGGAGCGGGTGTAGACCCGGGGGACGCGCCGGCCGATGGCGAGGGTGATCTCGTAGGGGATCCGTTCGGTGCGGCGCGCGAGTTCGGCGACGGAGATCTCCTCCTCACCCTGCCGGCCGATCAGAACGACCTCGTCACCCGGCTCCACCGCGGGCAGGTGCCCCACGTCGATCATGAGCGCGTCCATGGTCACCTCGCCGACGATCGGCGCGCGGCGGCCGCGCACCAGCACCTCCCCCCCGTTGGAGAGACGGTGGTCGTAGCCGTGCCCGTAGCCGACCGGCACGGTGGCGATCCGAGTCGGCGCCGGGACGGTGTAGAGGAGGCCGTAGCTGATGTTCTCTCCCCCTTCGTACCTGCGCGTCTCCACCACGCGGGACTTGAAGGAGAGCGCCGACCGGAGCGAAATCCCCCCGGGGACGCGCGCAGGATCCACGTAACCGTAAAGGAAAATGCCCGGACGGACCGCGTCCCAGAAGCTCCCCTCCAGCCCCCAGTAAAGGCAGGCGGAATTCGCGCCGTGCACCATCGGCGGGTCGATCCCTTCGGCGCGGAGCGCGATGAGGAGCCGGTCGAAGAGGCGCACCTGCTCCTCCGAGAAGGCGAGGTTCTCCCGGCGGGTCGCCGGAAAGTGCGTGTATACGCCGGACAGCTCGATGCCGGGGAGGCCGGCGAGTTCCTTCAGGAAGGGGACGGCGTCGCGCGCGAAAACCCCCCACCGCCCCATGCCGGTGTCCACCTCGACCTGATAACGGCCGACCACGCCCGCCTGCAGGCAGAACCGGCTGTACTCGTCGGCGAATTCGCGGCTCACGATGGAAGGCTCTATCTCGTAGCGGACCGTCCTCTCCGCCTCGCCGAGAAGGGGCGGGTTGAACATCAGGATCGGCAGGTCGATTCCCGCCTCGCGCAACTCCACCGCCTCGTCGAGCGTGGCGACGCCGAGGTAGCCGACGCCGTTCCGCGCCGCCTCGTGGCTGACCGCGATCGCGCCCAGCCCGTAGCCGTCCGCCTTGACCACCATCAGGATGGTCCTTTGGGGGCCGATGATTTTGCGAACCTCGGCGCAGTTGTGGGCGACGGCGTCCAGGTCCACCTCGGCCCACACCGGATAGTGATCCATTCCAAAAGCCTCCCGCCCGGAGCATAACAAAAGGGGACGCGGCCGCCAACGGGCCGCCCGCCTTTTCCGCGCGCTCCCCGAGCGCTTCAGCGCAGGTAGGACGCCCCGTTCGCGTCCACCACCGCGCCCGTGGCGAAGTCGCACCGCCCCGAAGCGAGAAAGAGGATCAACTCCGCGATCTCCTCCGGCGACGCGGGCCGCCCGAGCGGGCTCTGCGCCCGAACCGCGTCCCCTTCCGGCCCGTGCAGAAACGGTTCCGCCATATCCGTCTCCACGAACCCCGGCGCCACGCAGGCGACGAACACGCCCCGCGGCGCGAGCGCCTTCGCCAAGCTGCCGGTGAGGGCGTTCAGCCCCGCCTTGCTCGCACCATAAGCGGGCGCGAAGGGTTCCCCCCGGAAGGCGCCTCGGGAACTCACGTTCACGATTCTCCCTCCCCCCTTTTCCATCATCCGCCGCGCCGCCCAGAAACAAAGATGGGCCGGCCCCATCAGGTTCACCGCGACCGTTCTCTCCCACGCCCTCCGCCACTCCTCCCAATCCGCCTCGTCGATTCGATGTTCCTCGAAGACGCCGGCGTTGTTCACCAGTACGTCCAGTCCGCCCAGCCCTCGAGCCGCTTCCTCCACGATCCGCCGGGCTTCCTCCGCTTCCCCCACGTCCCCCTGCACGAGGAGATGTCCCTCCTCGGCGAGAGACGCGAAGGTTCTCTCCGCCTCGCCGCGGTTCGCCCGGTAGTGCAGAGCCACCCGTCCCCCCCGCTCCGAGAAGAGCCTGGCGACCGCCCGGCCGATTCCCCGGCCCCCGCCGGTCACGAGCGCTCCCTTTCCCCGAAACTCCGTCTCCCCCATGCTTCCCTCCTTCCTGTCGAGCCCTCCGCCGCGAACGAAAAAAGGGCCGGGGAACGCGTCCCCGGCCCCCGCGCGGACGCGGAATGTCTAATAGTACGGATCGTACATCTCGCCCTGGATCGAGCGGAACATGTCCTCGGGCCGCGGCTTTCCGGCGAAACCCCTGCTGTAGACGACCTCCGCCACCGCGGTGGCGATGTACGCCGACACCTCCCGGATCTTGGGGAGGGGCGGGAAGATGAGGCCCTTCTTCCGGTCCTCGTCGGACACCTGCTCCGCGAGCGTTTTGGCGCCCACCAGGAACATCTCGTCGGTCACGCGCGTCGCCTGCGCGGCGATCACGCCGAGCCCCACGCCGGGGAAGATATAGGCGTTGTTCCCCTGCCCGGGAACCATGCGGCGGCCGTCGATGTCCACCGGATCGAAGGGGCTGCCGCTGGCATAGATGGCCCGGCACTCCGTGTTCCGGTAGGCCTGTTCGGCGGTGCACTCCGATTTGGAGGTCGGGTTGGACATGGCGAACACGATGGGGCGCTCGTTGAACTCGGCCATCGCCTTTAACACTTCCGGTGTGAATGTTCCGGGCTGCCCCGAAACGCCGATCAGCACGTTCGGTTTCATCGCCTTCACCGCCGAGAACAGATCGGGGACGAAGGGGACGTCGTGGGCGAAACGGAGCTTGTGGTCCGCCAAGCCGTCCCGGCTCTTCACCACCAGCCCCTTGCTGTCCACGAGCCAGCAGAGCTTGCGCGCATCCTCGAGGGAGATCCCCTCCTCCAACATGCCGGAGACGATCAGGTCGGCGATCCCCACGCCCGCCTCGCCGGCGCCGAGGAAGAGGATCCTCTGCTCGCTCAGCTTGCCGCCGGTGATCTTCAGCGCCGAATAGAGACCCGCCAGCGCCACGCCCCCGGTCCCCTGGATGTCGTCGTTGAAGGTGCAGAACTTGTCTCGGTACTTGTCCAAGAGCCGGAAAGCGTTCGTGTTGCCGAAATCCTCGAACTGGAGAAGCGCCTTGGGGAACACCTCTTGCACCGCATTCACGAACTCGTCCACCAACTCGTCGTACTCGGCGCCGCGGATGCGCGGCCGCTTGATCCCGATGTAGAGCGGGTCGTTCAGCAGGGCCTCGTTGTTCGTTCCCACGTCGAGGGTGATGGGGAGCGCCCGGGTCGGATCGACGCCGGCGCAGGCGGTGTAGAGGGCGAGCTTGCCCACCGGGATTCCCATCCCGTTGGCGCCCTGATCGCCGAGACCGAGGATCCGCTCGCCGTCGGTCACCACGATGATCCGCACGTCCGGCTCGGGCCAGTTGCGAAGCACGTCCGCCATGAATCCCTTGTCGTTGGCGGAAAGGAACAATCCCCGCGGGTTGCGGAAGATGTGCCCGTATTCCTGGCACGCCTGGCCCACCACCGGCGTGTAGATGATCGGCATCAGCTCGTCGATGTGATCCATGATCACGCG harbors:
- the alr gene encoding alanine racemase, which produces MDHYPVWAEVDLDAVAHNCAEVRKIIGPQRTILMVVKADGYGLGAIAVSHEAARNGVGYLGVATLDEAVELREAGIDLPILMFNPPLLGEAERTVRYEIEPSIVSREFADEYSRFCLQAGVVGRYQVEVDTGMGRWGVFARDAVPFLKELAGLPGIELSGVYTHFPATRRENLAFSEEQVRLFDRLLIALRAEGIDPPMVHGANSACLYWGLEGSFWDAVRPGIFLYGYVDPARVPGGISLRSALSFKSRVVETRRYEGGENISYGLLYTVPAPTRIATVPVGYGHGYDHRLSNGGEVLVRGRRAPIVGEVTMDALMIDVGHLPAVEPGDEVVLIGRQGEEEISVAELARRTERIPYEITLAIGRRVPRVYTRSRRPLWARTMLGSLTFGDS
- a CDS encoding NAD-dependent malic enzyme, whose translation is MDLLRDGNLNKGTAFTDKERDEYGLRGLLPPHVNTQDEQVMRIMGNYQKKPTDLERFIHLMSLERRNRRLFYRVIMDHIDELMPIIYTPVVGQACQEYGHIFRNPRGLFLSANDKGFMADVLRNWPEPDVRIIVVTDGERILGLGDQGANGMGIPVGKLALYTACAGVDPTRALPITLDVGTNNEALLNDPLYIGIKRPRIRGAEYDELVDEFVNAVQEVFPKALLQFEDFGNTNAFRLLDKYRDKFCTFNDDIQGTGGVALAGLYSALKITGGKLSEQRILFLGAGEAGVGIADLIVSGMLEEGISLEDARKLCWLVDSKGLVVKSRDGLADHKLRFAHDVPFVPDLFSAVKAMKPNVLIGVSGQPGTFTPEVLKAMAEFNERPIVFAMSNPTSKSECTAEQAYRNTECRAIYASGSPFDPVDIDGRRMVPGQGNNAYIFPGVGLGVIAAQATRVTDEMFLVGAKTLAEQVSDEDRKKGLIFPPLPKIREVSAYIATAVAEVVYSRGFAGKPRPEDMFRSIQGEMYDPYY
- a CDS encoding SDR family oxidoreductase; its protein translation is MGETEFRGKGALVTGGGRGIGRAVARLFSERGGRVALHYRANRGEAERTFASLAEEGHLLVQGDVGEAEEARRIVEEAARGLGGLDVLVNNAGVFEEHRIDEADWEEWRRAWERTVAVNLMGPAHLCFWAARRMMEKGGGRIVNVSSRGAFRGEPFAPAYGASKAGLNALTGSLAKALAPRGVFVACVAPGFVETDMAEPFLHGPEGDAVRAQSPLGRPASPEEIAELILFLASGRCDFATGAVVDANGASYLR